Proteins co-encoded in one Brassica oleracea var. oleracea cultivar TO1000 chromosome C4, BOL, whole genome shotgun sequence genomic window:
- the LOC106342405 gene encoding UDP-glucose 6-dehydrogenase 4 has translation MVKICCIGAGYVGGPTMAVIALKCPHVEVAVVDISVPRINAWNSDQLPIYEPGLEDIVKQCRGKNLFFSTDVEKHVREADIVFVSVNTPTKTTGLGAGKAADLTYWESAARMIADVSVSDKIVVEKSTVPVKTAEAIEKILMHNSKGIKFQILSNPEFLAEGTAIADLFNPDRVLIGGRETLEGFKAVQTLKEVYANWVPEGQIITTNLWSAELSKLAANAFLAQRISSVNAMSALCESTGADVTQVAYAVGTDSRIGPKFLNASVGFGGSCFQKDILNLVYICQCNGLPEVAEYWKQVIKINDYQKNRFVNRIVSSMFNTVSNKKVAILGFAFKKDTGDTRETPAIDVCKGLLGDKAQISIYDPQVTEEQIQRDLSMKKFDWDHPLHLQPMSPTTVKQVSVKWDAYEATKDAHAVCVLTEWDEFKSLDYQKIFDNMQKPAFIFDGRNVLNVDKLREIGFIVYSIGKPLDAWVKDMPAFV, from the coding sequence ATGGTGAAGATCTGTTGTATTGGAGCTGGATATGTTGGTGGTCCAACGATGGCTGTGATTGCACTCAAATGCCCACACGTTGAAGTAGCAGTCGTTGACATCTCTGTTCCACGTATCAACGCATGGAACAGTGACCAGCTTCCCATCTACGAGCCTGGCCTTGAAGACATCGTCAAGCAATGCAGAGGCAAGAACCTCTTCTTCAGCACCGACGTTGAGAAGCACGTCAGAGAAGCTGATATCGTCTTCGTCTCTGTCAACACACCCACGAAAACCACTGGTCTTGGAGCTGGCAAAGCCGCCGATCTCACTTACTGGGAGAGTGCTGCTCGTATGATTGCTGACGTGTCGGTTTCCGACAAGATCGTGGTTGAGAAATCAACTGTGCCCGTGAAAACAGCTGAAGCCATCGAGAAGATCTTGATGCATAACAGCAAAGGGATCAAGTTTCAGATCCTTTCGAATCCTGAGTTTCTCGCGGAAGGAACTGCGATCGCTGATCTTTTCAACCCTGACCGTGTTCTCATCGGAGGGCGAGAGACACTTGAAGGTTTCAAAGCTGTTCAGACGCTTAAGGAAGTGTATGCAAACTGGGTTCCTGAGGGCCAGATCATCACGACCAATCTCTGGTCCGCCGAGCTTTCAAAGCTAGCTGCAAACGCTTTCTTGGCTCAGAGGATTTCATCAGTCAACGCCATGTCGGCTCTGTGTGAATCCACCGGAGCTGATGTCACTCAAGTGGCCTACGCTGTCGGTACTGATTCAAGAATCGGTCCCAAGTTCTTGAACGCTAGTGTTGGATTCGGAGGCTCTTGTTTCCAGAAGGACATTCTGAATCTCGTCTACATCTGTCAGTGCAACGGACTTCCAGAAGTTGCTGAGTACTGGAAACAAGTGATCAAGATCAACGATTACCAGAAGAACCGGTTCGTGAACAGGATCGTCTCCTCTATGTTCAACACCGTCTCCAACAAGAAGGTTGCCATCCTCGGATTCGCGTTCAAGAAAGACACGGGTGACACGAGGGAGACACCAGCCATTGACGTGTGCAAAGGTTTGTTGGGAGACAAAGCGCAGATCAGCATCTATGATCCTCAAGTCACTGAAGAGCAGATTCAGAGAGACCTTTCGATGAAAAAGTTCGACTGGGACCATCCGCTACACTTGCAGCCGATGAGCCCGACCACGGTGAAACAAGTGAGTGTGAAGTGGGACGCGTATGAAGCTACTAAAGACGCGCATGCGGTTTGCGTTTTGACTGAGTGGGATGAGTTCAAGTCTTTGGACTACCAGAAGATCTTTGACAACATGCAGAAACCAGCTTTTATCTTCGATGGAAGAAACGTTCTGAATGTGGACAAGTTGAGAGAGATTGGTTTCATCGTTTACTCCATTGGTAAGCCACTTGATGCATGGGTTAAGGACATGCCTGCTTTTGTCTGA